In a single window of the Silvimonas iriomotensis genome:
- the aroA gene encoding 3-phosphoshikimate 1-carboxyvinyltransferase, which produces MTSAEYLDLAPISRVNGTVALPGSKSISNRILLLAALASGKTEVKGLLASDDIERMLEAMTSLGVKWTQTPGTRDFVVEGVGGQFPVKDADLFLGNAGTAFRPLTAALALAGGTYKLHGVPRMHERPIGDLVDALRVVGADIEYLGNDGFPPLQLRPASISAGRRVPVKGNVSSQFLTALLMALPLTGEDVTIEVVGELISKPYIEITLNLMARFGIKVERNGWNEFVIRGGQIYQSPGVVHVEGDASSASYFLAAGAIGGGVVRVEGVGSESIQGDKRFAEVLEQMGAQITWAANHIEAAPPATGKLKALDVDLNHIPDAAMTIAVAALFAEGTTTIRNIESWRVKETDRLAAMATELRKVGAAVEEGQDYIRVTPPADLIPHAAIDTYDDHRMAMCFSLVALGGVPVRINDPKCTAKTFPTYFEVLAGISQ; this is translated from the coding sequence ATGACCTCTGCCGAATACCTTGACCTCGCCCCGATCTCCCGCGTGAATGGCACTGTGGCGCTGCCCGGTTCCAAGAGTATTTCCAACCGCATTTTGCTGCTGGCCGCCCTTGCCAGCGGCAAGACCGAGGTCAAAGGTCTGCTGGCCAGCGATGACATCGAGCGCATGCTGGAAGCCATGACCAGCCTGGGCGTGAAGTGGACCCAAACCCCCGGCACGCGTGATTTTGTGGTGGAAGGCGTGGGCGGCCAGTTTCCGGTCAAGGACGCCGATCTGTTCCTCGGCAATGCCGGTACTGCGTTCCGTCCGCTGACCGCCGCGCTGGCGCTGGCTGGCGGCACCTACAAACTGCACGGCGTACCGCGCATGCACGAGCGCCCGATCGGTGATCTGGTCGACGCCCTGCGTGTGGTCGGCGCGGATATCGAATACCTGGGCAACGACGGCTTCCCGCCGTTGCAACTGCGCCCGGCCAGCATCAGCGCCGGTCGCCGCGTGCCGGTGAAGGGCAATGTCTCCAGCCAGTTCCTGACCGCACTGCTGATGGCGCTGCCGTTGACGGGTGAAGACGTGACGATTGAAGTCGTCGGTGAACTCATCTCCAAGCCGTACATCGAGATCACGCTTAACCTGATGGCGCGTTTTGGCATCAAGGTTGAACGCAATGGCTGGAACGAGTTCGTGATTCGCGGCGGCCAGATTTACCAAAGCCCAGGCGTGGTTCACGTGGAAGGCGATGCCTCCAGCGCGTCTTACTTCCTGGCCGCTGGCGCGATTGGTGGCGGTGTCGTGCGGGTCGAAGGCGTAGGCAGCGAGAGCATTCAGGGCGACAAGCGTTTTGCCGAAGTGCTGGAGCAAATGGGCGCGCAGATCACCTGGGCCGCCAACCACATTGAAGCCGCACCGCCCGCCACCGGCAAACTCAAGGCGCTGGATGTCGACCTGAACCACATCCCCGACGCCGCCATGACCATCGCCGTCGCCGCACTGTTTGCCGAAGGCACGACGACCATCCGCAACATTGAAAGCTGGCGCGTGAAAGAAACCGACCGCCTTGCCGCCATGGCCACCGAACTGCGCAAGGTCGGCGCCGCGGTGGAAGAGGGCCAGGACTACATCCGCGTGACCCCGCCGGCAGATTTGATCCCGCATGCGGCGATTGATACTTATGATGATCACCGCATGGCGATGTGTTTTTCGCTGGTGGCGTTGGGTGGGGTGCCGGTGCGGATTAATGATCCGAAGTGTACTGCGAAGACGTTTCCGACTTATTTTGAGGTTTTGGCGG
- a CDS encoding 23S rRNA (adenine(2030)-N(6))-methyltransferase RlmJ, with protein MLSYRHAFHAGNHADVLKHTVEIALLRYLNQKDKPYTYLDTHSGAGVYSLVEGYATKNAEFTGGIERLWHDTDLPEALADYVDVIRQFNPDGELRYYPGSPACALQVMREQDKARLFELHSSDSKLLIDNMEHYGRQAQVDVGDGFAGIKAVLPPPSRRGLVLIDPPYEDKGDYQRVVDALGEGLKRFATGTYAIWYPQLQREEARTLPARLKMLPVKSWLHVALSVQSPSPDGFGMYGSGMFVLNPPWTLHDTLKPVMPLLAKKLALDAGARYVLDFHENAAG; from the coding sequence ATGCTTAGTTACCGCCACGCCTTTCACGCCGGCAATCATGCCGATGTCCTTAAACACACGGTCGAGATCGCGCTGCTGCGCTATCTGAACCAGAAAGACAAGCCGTATACCTATCTGGATACGCATTCCGGTGCGGGCGTGTATTCGCTGGTCGAAGGCTACGCTACCAAAAATGCCGAATTCACGGGCGGGATCGAGCGCTTGTGGCACGACACCGATCTGCCCGAAGCGCTGGCCGACTATGTAGATGTCATCCGTCAGTTCAACCCGGATGGCGAGCTGCGCTACTACCCGGGCTCGCCCGCCTGCGCGCTGCAAGTCATGCGTGAGCAAGACAAGGCGCGCCTGTTTGAACTGCATTCGAGCGACAGCAAATTGCTGATCGACAATATGGAACACTACGGCCGCCAGGCGCAGGTGGATGTGGGCGATGGCTTTGCCGGCATCAAGGCCGTGCTGCCACCGCCGTCCCGCCGGGGCCTGGTCCTGATTGATCCGCCTTATGAAGACAAGGGCGACTATCAGCGCGTGGTTGATGCGCTGGGCGAAGGCCTGAAGCGGTTTGCCACGGGCACTTACGCCATCTGGTATCCGCAATTGCAACGCGAAGAAGCCCGCACCTTGCCGGCCAGACTCAAAATGCTGCCGGTGAAATCCTGGCTGCATGTGGCGCTGTCGGTGCAATCACCGTCGCCGGATGGCTTCGGCATGTATGGCAGCGGCATGTTCGTGCTCAATCCGCCCTGGACACTACACGACACGCTCAAGCCGGTGATGCCCCTGCTGGCGAAAAAACTGGCACTGGATGCCGGCGCGCGCTACGTGCTCGATTTCCACGAAAACGCGGCCGGTTGA
- a CDS encoding carboxymuconolactone decarboxylase family protein — MTHATLNRQPQPQTTDDSRFVRGLAQLNQIDGDAGEAVVARVGAIAPDFARYLVEFGFGDIYSRPGLGLREREIAVVAALAALGNAAPQLKVHLNAALNVGVTRDEILEVLMMMSLYAGFPAALNGLFAAQEVFDARDAAGN; from the coding sequence ATGACGCACGCCACCCTGAACCGCCAGCCACAACCGCAAACCACCGATGACAGCCGCTTTGTCCGCGGTCTGGCCCAACTGAACCAGATCGACGGCGATGCGGGCGAGGCTGTGGTCGCGCGCGTTGGCGCCATTGCGCCAGACTTTGCCCGCTACCTGGTCGAGTTCGGTTTTGGTGATATCTACAGCCGTCCCGGGCTGGGCCTGCGTGAGCGCGAGATCGCCGTGGTTGCGGCGCTGGCCGCGCTGGGCAACGCCGCGCCGCAACTCAAGGTGCACCTCAACGCTGCGCTCAATGTCGGCGTCACCCGCGATGAAATCCTGGAGGTGCTGATGATGATGTCGCTGTACGCCGGTTTCCCGGCCGCGCTCAATGGCCTGTTTGCAGCGCAGGAAGTGTTCGACGCACGTGATGCTGCCGGCAACTAA
- a CDS encoding MerR family transcriptional regulator: MEPFMQIEDMAQHTGLSAHTLRYYERIGLIAPVQRAPGGQRRYGPADLTWIQFLLRLRNTGMPIRQMQVYAQMRSAGDTTLIARRDLLQAHLQAVEAQLQELAQTAGYLREKIAIYDDQVSRNPSFCEDTPHDARHPEPPATTANHR, translated from the coding sequence ATGGAACCCTTCATGCAGATCGAAGACATGGCACAGCACACGGGTTTGTCTGCCCACACGCTGCGCTATTACGAGCGGATCGGGCTGATTGCCCCGGTGCAACGTGCGCCGGGCGGACAGCGCCGCTATGGCCCGGCTGATCTGACGTGGATCCAGTTCCTGCTGCGCTTGCGCAATACCGGCATGCCGATCCGGCAGATGCAGGTCTACGCACAAATGCGCAGCGCAGGGGATACCACGCTCATCGCCCGGCGCGACCTGTTGCAGGCCCATCTGCAAGCAGTCGAGGCACAACTGCAGGAGCTGGCGCAAACCGCCGGCTACCTGCGTGAGAAGATCGCCATTTACGATGACCAGGTATCCCGCAATCCATCATTTTGCGAGGACACCCCCCATGACGCACGCCACCCTGAACCGCCAGCCACAACCGCAAACCACCGATGA